Within the Myxosarcina sp. GI1 genome, the region TAGTCAGGAGTTAGTAGCAGAAATGCTAGAGCTATATTCGATGGCACTACTACGAGATGTTCCCTTTACTAATTTTGAAAGCGATCGCGGCGTAGAAAACGCCATCGAGCGACTTAATGCCTCTCCTTGGATTAGCACTCCCGACTTACTAAGTTTATCAACAGCAGAGCGAGCCAGGCTGCGCGAACCATTTACCAGGCAAACGGTTTTTCGTGGTATCATTCCTGGCGATCGTGTCGGTCCTTATCTTTCTCAGTTTATACTTGTAGGCAATCGAGGAATAAATACTAAAGATGCAAATCCAACTATTCAGGAGTTTTCCGATGGATTAATTCAGTATGGCTCTCTTAGAATCGACCAAAGAGTGCGAATAGCAGAACCGTTTAAGGATTATATGACTACCTGGGAAGCCTGGGTAGACGTACAAAATGGAGCCGACGTTAGAGGTTTAGAAACATACTGCAACAATCCTGGCTATCGCTTTATTACCACTCCCAGAGATTTGGCTACCTACGTTCATTTTGACGCACTCTATGAAGCTTATCTCAATGCCTGCTTAATTCTGTTGGGATTGGGTGTAAAGTTCGATCCTGGTATTCCTTTTCAAGCTCCAGATTTTCTGGATAAACAGCAAGGCTTCGCTCAATTTGGAGGTCCTCACATTCTCTCGTTAGTTACCGAAGTAGCAACCAGAGCTTTAAAAGCAGTACGGTTCCAAAAATTTAACGTCCATCGCCGCTTGCGTCCCGAAGTCGTAGGAGGTTGGGTAACTCGTTATTGTAACAACGATACTCAAGACATTGAAGTTATTCAAACTTTAGTCGATGGTTTGGGAGCCGATTTACTCGAAGCAGTAGCGGCTCACAACCGAGAACAAAATAGTAAATTTAGCGATCGCGCTCACGACCGCAATAATGGCTATGCCAACTCGTTCTTACTACCAATGGCATTTCCCGAGGGTTCGCCTATGCACCCCGCTTATGGTGCTGGTCATGCCACTGTAGCTGGGGCTTGCGTGACTATTCTCAAGGCTTTCTTCGATGCTGATGCGGAACTACCTTTCTGCTATCAAACTAGCGATAATGGCTCGTGCTTAGAGAAAGTAGAACTAGATAAACCTCTAACGGTAGAAGGAGAGTTAAATAAGTTAGCTGCCAATATCTCTATTGGTCGAAACTGGGCAGGAGTTCACTACTTTACCGACTATATCGAATCGATACGCTTAGGCGAAAAAATTGCGATCGGCATTCTCCAAGAGCAAAAGCTAACCTATGGCGAAAACTTTTCCATGACTGTACCGCTTTTTGATGGCGGAACTGTTCGGATCTAACTAAGAATGGTAAGTAAGTAGACTAACAAGCGTAGAATCGTATCAGACACTAGTTTTCATTTCGTAACTGTTAAAATTACCAACAGTTTACTTATCTCTGCGATTCCTGCGTA harbors:
- a CDS encoding vanadium-dependent haloperoxidase, yielding MQPRKLQALQIRHDAAKLASMREHPAHVSNGEEFKYRDRAGKLTHLGNFTKGLPHNPETGIISNPADYQQLVRGIDSGDLRDFKDTPLGPPGMDGIEFPQWESQIARGQDVRAWESQGAGLTFDLEGPDAQAVTIPPAPTLNSQELVAEMLELYSMALLRDVPFTNFESDRGVENAIERLNASPWISTPDLLSLSTAERARLREPFTRQTVFRGIIPGDRVGPYLSQFILVGNRGINTKDANPTIQEFSDGLIQYGSLRIDQRVRIAEPFKDYMTTWEAWVDVQNGADVRGLETYCNNPGYRFITTPRDLATYVHFDALYEAYLNACLILLGLGVKFDPGIPFQAPDFLDKQQGFAQFGGPHILSLVTEVATRALKAVRFQKFNVHRRLRPEVVGGWVTRYCNNDTQDIEVIQTLVDGLGADLLEAVAAHNREQNSKFSDRAHDRNNGYANSFLLPMAFPEGSPMHPAYGAGHATVAGACVTILKAFFDADAELPFCYQTSDNGSCLEKVELDKPLTVEGELNKLAANISIGRNWAGVHYFTDYIESIRLGEKIAIGILQEQKLTYGENFSMTVPLFDGGTVRI